The sequence TCATGGGCCGGGCGAGACGCCGGCGCTCCCGGCAGGCGGGTTACCGCCGGCCGGCCGGAGCGGCACTCACCAGGGTGCGGCTGAAGCGGCGCTCGATGCGCTCCTTGAGGGGCTTGCCGGCCACCCAGACGGCGCTCTTCTTGGCGGGGATGTGCAGCACGCCGCCGGTGCGGGGATTGCGCCCTTCCCGCGCCGCGCGCTGGCGAATCTGGAACGAGCCGAAACCGACGAGCGTCACCTTCTGACCCCGGATCAGCGCCTTGCTGATGACGTCGAGGGTCGCGTTCAGGCAGGCGGCGGCATCCTTCTGCGAGACCTTGGCCTTGGTGCTGATGACTTTTACGAGGTCTTCCTTGTTCACTGGGGGCTCCTTTCTGGGCCACTGGAGTATGGGGACGTAAGTCCTGCAATCTTTCTTAATGAAGATATTCGGATTATGGCGGACGCTCGCCTGCCCCGTCAAGCGTCAGGAGGGTCGGAGTGCTACCATGCGGGTGCAAAGGAGGACGCCGCCATTTCCGGTCATTCCAAGTGGGCGCAGATCAAGCGGGACAAGGCCAAGAACGATGCCGCCCGGGGCGCTGTGTTCACCAAGATGTCGCGTGAGATCATCGTCTCGGCGCGCATCGGGGGCGGCGATCCGGCGGGCAATTTCCGGCTGCGGACCGCCATCGAGGTCGCCCGCAAGGCAGGAGTCCCAAACGACAA comes from Candidatus Tanganyikabacteria bacterium and encodes:
- a CDS encoding HU family DNA-binding protein, which gives rise to MNKEDLVKVISTKAKVSQKDAAACLNATLDVISKALIRGQKVTLVGFGSFQIRQRAAREGRNPRTGGVLHIPAKKSAVWVAGKPLKERIERRFSRTLVSAAPAGRR